In Thermococcus camini, a genomic segment contains:
- a CDS encoding McrB family protein yields MNPTKSQEDIEETLQSFGEYLIRRIELSHSGQYAVVEFSQPISNEDKLLLFELLEDETNILWDKPIPKGTFYSFINDSYFMVFSVDKQEIQIYDILTDKWKQIKFKGTRIYPRPIDDRDQLAVIYVDPKSFKIQTSFRPKIIPLKFYMSSDNSKYFLKKVPKTISRLKGNFYTLAIVNEESKFTGSLVNKHLMLLKLDETISIPLIDIPLKVTAEIDFPDWDVVNLESSILAVVNIKDQKKLLVINVGDNDGIHKIEITYSGNVRYLTLPKKDFLGIILIYHDEYGKEHIGIIQYDTLFKLIKQGDAENIKLEDLINKQELDEFANIVLSKNGSIISMWRGKKVVLEEFPWEDVDWEELNDRYTQPPIPLDNKENILESTSERFVESEWTMKTLSERLLNEYGQIILYGPPGTGKTHLARTIGKQYGENLEGHHYEFVTFHKSYSYEDFVEGYRPKTTGEKIEYPVVDGIFKRITIRAIYELLSEETKERLLPGYKEKIETQATNRAWESLLFDLKNQKSIIRPDIEVDESSKYIKITPKGKKEDYIHNVNELEEKSEKYPDLVSIFHQYKAEAMYLGIKVVVHRFLEELNQELNSRGMLDPEKLKGYFVKNPSKFYLVIDEINRADVSHVFGELITLLEKDKRLSRDNRNPIIVRLPYSRELFAIPENLYIIGTMNSADRGISLLDVAIRRRFAFLEVQPDHRTLDGLEIHGIRIDKLLLAINKKIIQSKGSKDYQIGHSYFLELKSILSKGNNDQALQKLMIIWYHRILPLLQEYYYMRWDELGMREFIDDTGMINWELMSSPQKFIDALKRLIE; encoded by the coding sequence GTGAACCCCACCAAAAGCCAAGAAGATATAGAAGAAACTCTCCAAAGTTTTGGTGAATATTTAATTAGAAGAATTGAACTCTCCCATTCTGGCCAGTATGCCGTTGTGGAATTTTCACAACCCATATCTAATGAAGATAAACTTCTGCTTTTTGAGTTGTTAGAAGATGAAACAAATATACTTTGGGATAAACCAATTCCAAAAGGAACATTCTATTCATTTATCAATGACTCATATTTTATGGTATTTTCCGTAGATAAGCAAGAAATACAAATTTACGATATTCTAACAGATAAATGGAAACAAATTAAATTTAAAGGCACAAGGATATACCCACGTCCAATAGATGATAGAGACCAGCTTGCAGTAATATATGTTGATCCCAAAAGCTTCAAAATCCAAACAAGTTTTAGACCAAAGATAATACCTTTAAAATTCTACATGTCCTCTGATAACTCCAAGTACTTCCTCAAAAAGGTTCCTAAAACAATCTCTAGATTAAAAGGCAATTTTTATACACTAGCAATTGTCAACGAGGAATCAAAATTTACTGGTAGTCTGGTAAATAAGCATCTAATGTTATTAAAACTAGACGAAACTATTTCAATCCCCCTAATAGATATTCCCCTCAAAGTAACAGCTGAAATTGATTTTCCTGACTGGGATGTTGTAAATTTAGAGAGCAGCATTCTAGCGGTTGTGAATATAAAAGACCAAAAGAAACTGCTAGTAATTAACGTTGGAGACAACGACGGTATCCACAAAATAGAGATAACCTACTCCGGTAACGTTCGTTATTTAACACTCCCTAAAAAAGACTTTCTTGGCATAATTCTGATTTACCATGATGAATATGGGAAAGAGCATATAGGAATTATCCAGTATGATACACTCTTTAAACTCATTAAGCAAGGAGATGCGGAAAATATTAAGCTTGAAGATCTTATCAACAAACAAGAATTAGATGAGTTTGCGAACATAGTTCTCTCAAAAAATGGCTCAATAATTAGTATGTGGCGTGGAAAAAAGGTAGTATTAGAAGAATTCCCATGGGAGGATGTGGATTGGGAAGAGTTGAATGATAGATACACTCAACCACCGATCCCACTTGATAATAAAGAGAATATCCTTGAATCCACATCTGAAAGATTTGTGGAGAGTGAATGGACTATGAAAACCCTATCCGAAAGACTCCTCAATGAATATGGACAAATAATTTTGTATGGCCCGCCTGGAACAGGGAAAACCCACCTTGCAAGAACAATAGGGAAACAATATGGTGAAAACCTTGAGGGGCATCATTATGAATTCGTGACGTTTCACAAGTCTTATAGTTACGAGGATTTTGTTGAAGGATACCGACCGAAAACAACCGGCGAAAAGATTGAATATCCTGTAGTCGACGGAATATTCAAACGTATTACAATAAGGGCAATTTATGAATTACTTTCAGAAGAAACTAAAGAAAGACTTCTACCAGGCTACAAAGAAAAAATTGAAACCCAGGCCACAAACAGGGCATGGGAAAGCCTCCTTTTTGATTTAAAAAACCAGAAAAGCATAATAAGGCCAGACATTGAAGTGGATGAATCCTCAAAGTATATAAAAATTACACCAAAAGGCAAAAAGGAAGACTACATACACAATGTTAACGAGCTAGAGGAAAAAAGTGAGAAATATCCTGATCTAGTGTCTATATTCCACCAGTATAAAGCCGAAGCAATGTACCTTGGTATTAAAGTTGTTGTACACCGATTTTTAGAGGAACTTAATCAGGAGCTAAATAGTAGGGGCATGTTAGATCCAGAAAAACTCAAGGGGTATTTTGTAAAGAACCCCTCGAAGTTCTACCTTGTTATTGACGAAATTAACCGGGCCGATGTTAGCCACGTATTCGGAGAGCTTATAACACTCCTCGAGAAGGACAAACGCCTTAGCAGAGACAATAGAAATCCTATAATAGTACGTCTTCCATACTCAAGGGAACTCTTCGCCATTCCAGAAAATCTTTACATCATTGGAACAATGAACTCCGCAGACAGGGGGATATCCTTATTAGACGTCGCCATAAGGAGGAGGTTTGCATTTTTAGAAGTCCAACCTGATCACCGTACACTCGATGGCTTAGAAATTCACGGAATTAGGATCGACAAACTTCTTCTGGCAATAAACAAAAAGATAATCCAGTCAAAGGGTAGTAAAGACTACCAAATAGGGCACTCATATTTCCTTGAACTTAAGAGTATTCTGTCAAAAGGAAATAATGACCAGGCCCTGCAGAAACTCATGATTATATGGTATCACCGGATACTACCACTGCTCCAAGAGTATTACTATATGAGATGGGACGAGCTTGGCATGAGGGAGTTCATAGATGACACAGGAATGATAAACTGGGAACTCATGTCTTCCCCACAGAAGTTTATAGATGCTTTAAAAAGACTAATAGAATGA
- a CDS encoding McrC family protein — protein sequence MDMKIIRVPEHSIDYFPNSPLWRAVPKLPIELVKNQDFREFISQINNGHNPPILIKKYNRLVAGPYIGFAIYEDRISRRRYQIEIYPKVFRRGAPSKDGWKLVLKLADLYYNIGLREYNIKTSLAVEGKSPFLDIILNIFANSLLNELRFGVYGEFITYEERSSSLRGQLLVEREVLKLPTQKHKFDTRYKKFTADNPLNQILKYALYLGLQYAYRKETKKILSEAWDILNDISLVPITSDSIERVTLNSLNLRFKLPLELAKMIITGLEYHSHIQSPGFFINMPDVFEFLVYKLFDTVLMQNYMVRYHPQDKEFVIEQPRKFINEPPQPDIIIESKSGKPLLIVDAKYKPLYCRDCMEKKRYVKNSSDLYQLYSYVKLYGVRGGLLVYPMLKNPYTEYNQWLCDVSSTSKCGNSIFHFFDGTKLGILGIDLGHVIRDSIKVFSGKIVKVSPEIQEQLIMYINSLSKGTK from the coding sequence ATGGATATGAAAATAATCCGTGTACCTGAGCATTCCATAGATTATTTTCCTAATTCTCCTTTGTGGAGGGCAGTTCCTAAGTTACCTATCGAGCTGGTTAAAAATCAGGATTTTAGAGAGTTCATAAGTCAGATAAACAATGGACACAATCCTCCCATATTAATAAAAAAATATAATAGGCTCGTTGCCGGGCCGTACATAGGATTTGCCATATACGAGGACAGAATTTCTAGAAGACGTTATCAGATCGAGATATATCCCAAAGTATTTCGAAGAGGAGCACCGTCCAAAGATGGGTGGAAGCTTGTGCTAAAACTCGCAGATCTGTATTACAACATTGGACTGAGGGAGTATAACATTAAAACATCTCTTGCAGTTGAGGGAAAATCACCGTTCCTGGATATTATACTAAACATCTTTGCGAATAGCCTGTTAAATGAACTTAGATTTGGAGTATATGGGGAGTTTATAACATATGAAGAGAGATCATCTTCTTTAAGGGGTCAGCTATTAGTTGAGAGGGAGGTACTAAAACTGCCAACACAAAAACACAAATTCGACACTCGGTACAAGAAGTTCACTGCGGATAATCCCCTTAATCAAATCCTCAAATACGCACTGTATTTAGGGCTTCAGTATGCCTATCGGAAAGAAACGAAAAAAATACTCTCTGAAGCTTGGGACATCTTAAATGATATATCTCTTGTCCCAATAACCTCAGACTCTATAGAAAGGGTAACCCTAAACTCTCTAAACTTAAGATTCAAACTTCCTTTAGAACTGGCAAAAATGATCATAACAGGGTTGGAGTACCACAGCCATATACAATCTCCAGGATTCTTCATAAACATGCCAGATGTGTTTGAGTTTCTTGTCTACAAACTTTTTGATACAGTTCTAATGCAGAATTATATGGTGAGATATCATCCACAAGATAAAGAATTTGTTATTGAACAACCCAGAAAATTCATTAATGAACCTCCTCAACCAGATATCATCATAGAATCCAAATCAGGAAAGCCCCTACTGATAGTAGATGCCAAATATAAACCCCTCTACTGCCGTGATTGTATGGAAAAAAAGAGGTACGTTAAAAATTCCAGTGACTTATATCAACTGTATTCCTACGTAAAACTATATGGGGTTCGTGGAGGACTTCTTGTGTATCCTATGTTGAAAAATCCGTATACAGAATACAACCAGTGGCTCTGTGATGTGTCTTCCACATCAAAGTGTGGAAATTCAATTTTCCATTTCTTTGATGGAACTAAACTAGGAATCCTCGGGATAGATCTCGGCCACGTCATTAGGGATTCCATTAAAGTATTCAGTGGCAAGATAGTCAAGGTATCACCAGAAATCCAAGAGCAGTTAATTATGTACATAAATTCTCTGTCCAAAGGCACAAAATAG
- a CDS encoding MFS transporter, protein MIVERKGETYDLAYAKKAMLVVVILPLLVMYTEAMLTPALPTIQKEFAINPNDVSWILTIYLLVGTVSVALFGKLGDMYGKKKMFLVALGFYTLGVILNGFAPSFQWLLFTRAIQGFGMAIFPLAFSLVREEFPPEMVPQVQGMISAMFAVGMVIALPLGAYVTQNWGWRWTYHSAAPFAVLMFILAWKILRESRYVNPGKIDWPGVIFLVWAVVPALVAVTRAPTVGWKAEETLVLFAVSLVGAFLLLLWERRADNPLIPLDIISSRNPAIVNLGIMFAAFGISMMSQANTYIFQMKPPYGFGKTILQSGLLMTPMAGVMLIIAPLAGRIMPKVGAKPLAITGALIASSGLGILAKYAPNLPPNHLWAFVGLITYVGAGITLMNISLINVLVFSVPPRVMGIATGANSLFRNFGSTWGPAIAGTIMSTYYILFHPPGAPSWVQIKVPTTKAYEVLFGTSAGIYLFLALLSLAIVEVMKGGKIHEVENEGEMEIRVG, encoded by the coding sequence GTGATAGTTGAGAGAAAGGGCGAAACCTACGACCTGGCCTATGCAAAGAAGGCCATGCTCGTCGTTGTTATCCTCCCGCTCCTCGTCATGTACACCGAGGCGATGCTCACCCCAGCGCTGCCCACCATCCAGAAGGAGTTTGCCATAAACCCCAACGACGTTAGCTGGATTCTCACAATCTACCTCCTCGTCGGAACGGTGAGCGTGGCTTTATTTGGAAAGCTCGGCGACATGTACGGCAAAAAGAAGATGTTCTTGGTTGCTTTGGGATTTTACACGCTCGGCGTTATCCTCAACGGCTTTGCACCGAGCTTCCAGTGGCTCCTCTTCACGAGGGCAATACAGGGCTTCGGCATGGCAATATTCCCCCTCGCCTTTTCCCTCGTCCGTGAGGAGTTTCCCCCGGAGATGGTGCCTCAGGTTCAGGGAATGATAAGCGCAATGTTTGCAGTGGGTATGGTTATTGCGCTTCCTTTGGGTGCCTACGTTACCCAGAACTGGGGGTGGAGATGGACGTACCACTCCGCTGCCCCGTTTGCGGTTCTGATGTTCATCCTTGCCTGGAAAATCCTCCGTGAGAGCCGTTACGTGAATCCAGGGAAGATCGACTGGCCAGGGGTAATCTTTCTGGTCTGGGCCGTCGTGCCGGCTCTGGTTGCCGTGACGAGGGCACCTACCGTCGGCTGGAAGGCGGAGGAAACGCTCGTCCTTTTTGCGGTCTCGCTAGTCGGTGCCTTTCTGCTCCTCCTCTGGGAGAGGAGAGCGGACAACCCGCTGATACCGCTCGACATAATATCCTCCAGAAACCCGGCCATAGTGAACCTCGGCATAATGTTTGCCGCCTTCGGGATCTCTATGATGAGCCAGGCCAACACCTACATATTCCAGATGAAGCCTCCCTACGGCTTCGGCAAGACGATACTCCAGAGCGGCCTGCTCATGACCCCGATGGCCGGCGTCATGCTCATCATAGCCCCCCTCGCCGGCAGGATAATGCCGAAAGTTGGGGCAAAGCCCCTCGCGATAACCGGCGCATTGATAGCAAGTTCCGGACTTGGAATACTCGCGAAATACGCCCCGAACCTTCCGCCGAACCACCTCTGGGCCTTCGTTGGTCTGATAACCTACGTTGGCGCGGGAATAACGCTGATGAACATCTCGCTCATAAACGTGCTCGTCTTCAGTGTCCCGCCGAGGGTCATGGGAATAGCGACAGGTGCCAACAGCCTCTTCAGAAACTTCGGCTCCACCTGGGGGCCGGCCATAGCGGGCACGATAATGAGCACCTACTACATCCTCTTCCACCCGCCGGGTGCTCCGAGCTGGGTGCAGATAAAGGTGCCAACGACCAAGGCCTACGAGGTGCTCTTCGGGACTTCCGCTGGGATATACCTCTTCCTGGCCCTGCTGAGCCTTGCCATAGTGGAGGTCATGAAGGGCGGAAAGATACATGAGGTGGAGAATGAAGGAGAGATGGAAATACGAGTTGGCTAA
- a CDS encoding antitoxin AF2212-like protein yields the protein MSEVIYRNIPKGRELILIDGKELHEGDTITVKILTRKELVERLAGILGKGRAREVEEYLKELNERF from the coding sequence ATGTCTGAGGTGATATACAGGAATATACCGAAAGGGAGAGAACTCATCTTAATTGATGGAAAGGAACTCCATGAGGGAGATACCATCACGGTTAAGATACTCACAAGAAAGGAACTGGTTGAAAGGTTGGCCGGAATCCTCGGCAAGGGGAGAGCGAGAGAGGTGGAAGAGTACTTGAAGGAACTCAACGAGAGGTTTTAG
- a CDS encoding putative toxin-antitoxin system toxin component, PIN family: MAANREKAEGTRPRIVIDTSVLIAALLSPKGHAFDVVRLLAEGKVRHYYSGSTKSEYYRVTAYPKVAKRIPSAISRIRIDAVLAMSTRVAIKRSFKNSKALLETVYDPRDVPFLDVIYNSKAEFLITYDRKHLLKIRNKNKKFKLDGHEFYILTPKEFLMMHNKE, translated from the coding sequence ATGGCAGCGAATAGAGAAAAAGCTGAAGGAACTCGGCCTCGAATAGTCATTGACACTTCAGTTCTAATAGCTGCACTCCTTTCTCCGAAAGGCCATGCTTTCGACGTGGTAAGACTTCTTGCAGAGGGAAAAGTCCGGCACTACTATTCAGGTTCAACTAAAAGCGAGTACTACAGGGTAACAGCGTATCCAAAAGTTGCCAAGCGAATTCCGTCTGCAATCTCACGGATAAGAATCGACGCCGTTCTGGCAATGTCCACAAGAGTAGCCATAAAAAGATCTTTTAAAAACTCAAAGGCCCTCCTTGAGACGGTTTATGATCCGAGGGACGTTCCATTCCTCGACGTGATCTACAACTCAAAGGCTGAGTTCCTGATAACATATGATCGAAAACACCTGCTGAAAATTAGGAACAAGAACAAAAAATTCAAGTTGGACGGCCACGAATTCTACATCCTCACTCCCAAAGAGTTCCTAATGATGCACAATAAAGAATAA
- a CDS encoding DEAD/DEAH box helicase — MHPILRKTIRERFGKLNRLQQDAFREISSGKSVLIIAPTGSGKTEAAVLPVFNEILEEGLKPISALYIAPLKALNRDLLERLEWWGKKLGITVEVRHGDTSAYRKAKQVKNPPQMLIITPETLGVILTVKSLRKHLENVRFVIVDEIAEIVDNKRGAQLLLGLERLAEIADFRRIGMTATVGNEEEVREWLKADTIVKPSWRKNYRFYVLYPKPDERDIELARKLSLSPEIAARLRLLWSIVERHGKALIFTNTRQFAEILAHRLKAWGKPVEVHHGSLSREARIKAERALKEGRIKALICTSSMELGIDIGDVDVVIQYMSPRQVNRLVQRVGRAKHRIGAVSEGYVITSNVEDYLQSLIIAKHALEGRFEAVEPMGGLDVLAHFVVGLLIEYKKLPRERPYEIAKRAYVYRNLSWSDYLDVLKVLENARLIGYDEEKNLLYLRRGAFQYYYENLSTIPDEISWRVFDAGSGHVIGRLDESFIMDLEEGMDFVMSGKSWIVLKIDDEARLLKVRESKSLESAIPSWEGEMIPVPFSVALDVGRLRRELAFDFEKGLKLLEGVEFSEEELRGAFEEIKGEVFSTDRDIVVESTPKALVIHADFGNRANEALGRLVHSLLILRYGRVFSVRSQAHAIVFKTPFQLNPEEVKGYLYQEPESLEFIVSRALRDSHAYRWRMLNVAKRFGALRRDARIRRIERLFEGTVIERETLNELYHDKVDVRKGKLVLEMLKRGSLRVKTELRREPSTLAKLNMTVGGEFLLSGVLERDEILELFRERLLDHEVVLVCTNCGWHSKTKVVRLQNIKLRQCPRCGSKMLAVAHPIDAEEFLPVLEKVRHGRPLERKEERTYRKLLKAADLVDSYGFEAVLALASYGTGPDTAARILAQYKGDALIVALMERERQFIRTRRFWVDRKEEKENEE, encoded by the coding sequence ATGCACCCCATCCTAAGGAAGACCATCAGGGAACGCTTCGGGAAGCTCAACCGTCTCCAGCAGGATGCATTCAGGGAGATTAGCTCCGGGAAGAGCGTTCTAATCATTGCTCCAACCGGCTCCGGCAAAACCGAGGCTGCCGTTCTGCCCGTCTTCAATGAAATCCTTGAAGAGGGGCTTAAACCAATCTCGGCACTCTACATAGCACCACTCAAGGCACTCAATAGGGATTTGCTTGAGAGACTTGAATGGTGGGGAAAGAAGCTCGGAATAACCGTTGAGGTGAGGCACGGCGATACATCAGCCTACAGGAAGGCAAAGCAGGTGAAGAACCCTCCCCAAATGCTTATAATTACCCCTGAAACGCTGGGCGTGATTCTGACGGTCAAGTCTCTTAGAAAACACCTTGAGAACGTGAGGTTCGTGATTGTTGACGAGATAGCTGAAATCGTGGACAACAAGCGCGGTGCCCAGCTCCTCCTCGGCCTTGAGCGGTTGGCCGAGATAGCCGACTTCAGGAGGATAGGCATGACGGCGACGGTGGGCAACGAGGAGGAGGTAAGGGAGTGGCTGAAAGCTGATACTATAGTGAAGCCGAGCTGGAGGAAGAACTACCGCTTCTACGTCCTTTATCCGAAGCCCGACGAGAGGGACATAGAACTTGCCAGGAAGCTGAGCCTCTCACCCGAGATAGCGGCAAGGTTGAGGCTCCTCTGGAGTATAGTCGAGAGACATGGAAAGGCGCTGATATTCACCAACACAAGGCAGTTCGCCGAAATCCTTGCCCACCGGCTGAAAGCATGGGGAAAGCCGGTTGAAGTCCACCACGGCTCGCTTTCGAGGGAAGCCAGAATTAAGGCAGAGAGAGCGCTGAAAGAAGGCAGAATCAAGGCGCTAATCTGCACGTCCTCGATGGAGCTTGGCATAGACATAGGCGACGTTGACGTTGTGATCCAGTACATGAGTCCAAGGCAGGTGAACAGGCTCGTCCAGCGCGTCGGTCGGGCCAAGCACCGCATAGGTGCGGTCAGCGAGGGCTACGTTATAACTTCCAACGTCGAGGACTATCTCCAGAGTCTAATCATAGCGAAGCACGCCCTTGAGGGTCGCTTTGAGGCGGTCGAGCCGATGGGCGGCCTTGATGTTCTGGCCCACTTCGTCGTTGGCCTGCTCATTGAGTACAAGAAACTCCCGCGGGAGAGGCCCTACGAGATAGCAAAGAGGGCCTACGTTTACCGGAATTTGAGCTGGAGCGATTACCTCGACGTCCTTAAGGTTCTGGAGAACGCCCGTCTTATAGGCTACGACGAGGAGAAAAACCTTCTCTACCTCAGGAGGGGAGCCTTTCAGTACTACTACGAGAACCTCTCGACGATTCCCGACGAGATCTCCTGGAGGGTCTTCGATGCTGGAAGCGGGCACGTCATAGGTCGCTTAGACGAGAGCTTTATCATGGATCTGGAGGAGGGCATGGACTTCGTGATGTCCGGCAAAAGCTGGATAGTACTTAAAATTGACGACGAGGCGAGGCTTTTGAAGGTTCGCGAGAGCAAGAGCCTGGAGAGCGCGATACCGAGCTGGGAGGGCGAGATGATTCCCGTTCCCTTCAGCGTTGCCCTCGACGTCGGCAGGTTGAGGAGGGAGCTGGCTTTCGACTTCGAGAAGGGGCTCAAGCTTCTAGAGGGGGTCGAGTTCAGTGAGGAGGAGCTGAGGGGGGCTTTCGAGGAAATAAAGGGAGAGGTATTCTCAACCGACCGCGACATCGTCGTCGAGAGCACGCCCAAGGCGCTCGTCATCCACGCAGATTTCGGGAACAGGGCCAACGAGGCTCTGGGGAGGTTAGTTCACTCGCTCCTGATTCTCCGCTACGGAAGGGTCTTCTCCGTCCGCTCACAGGCTCATGCAATAGTATTCAAGACTCCCTTCCAGCTGAACCCGGAGGAGGTGAAGGGCTACCTCTACCAGGAGCCGGAAAGCCTGGAGTTCATAGTTTCCCGCGCGCTGAGGGATTCGCACGCATACCGGTGGCGCATGCTGAACGTGGCGAAGCGGTTCGGGGCTTTGAGAAGGGACGCCAGAATAAGGAGAATCGAGAGGCTCTTCGAGGGGACGGTTATTGAGAGAGAAACCCTCAACGAGCTCTACCACGACAAGGTGGACGTGAGGAAGGGGAAGCTGGTCCTTGAGATGCTCAAGAGAGGTTCGCTCAGGGTGAAGACCGAGCTTAGGAGGGAGCCTTCGACTCTGGCTAAGCTCAACATGACGGTCGGCGGCGAGTTCCTGCTCTCCGGAGTTCTGGAGAGGGACGAGATACTTGAACTGTTCAGGGAGAGATTGCTCGATCACGAGGTCGTTTTAGTTTGCACCAACTGCGGCTGGCACTCGAAAACAAAGGTTGTAAGACTACAAAACATAAAGCTGAGGCAGTGCCCTCGCTGCGGCTCAAAGATGCTCGCCGTTGCCCACCCTATCGACGCGGAAGAGTTTCTTCCCGTTCTGGAGAAAGTTCGCCACGGGAGGCCGCTGGAGCGGAAAGAGGAGAGAACCTACAGGAAGCTGTTGAAAGCCGCCGATTTAGTGGATTCCTACGGATTTGAGGCCGTCTTAGCGTTAGCCAGCTACGGGACGGGGCCAGACACCGCCGCCAGAATTCTTGCACAGTACAAGGGAGATGCCTTAATCGTAGCCCTCATGGAGCGGGAGCGGCAGTTCATAAGGACGAGGCGCTTCTGGGTGGACAGGAAGGAGGAAAAGGAAAACGAGGAATAA
- a CDS encoding M20/M25/M40 family metallo-hydrolase produces MKTERAKEILLQLLKIPSPSGQEDRIMLHIMEFLHKLDYDVHIESDGQIIDLVVNPEAELFYEVHVDTIPIRAQPLVRGNIVYGTGASDIKGGAAAILLMLENLRREGKELNVGIVFVSDEEHGGRGSALFMERYKPKMAVVLEPTDLEVHIAHAGNIEAYFEVDGKEAHGACPESGLNAIEETYKMLEEMKNLEPFKRKGKYFDPHIGIQELVCENPVYLIPALCKGRLEARLLPDQEVEDILDLLDPIFDEYTLKYEYTEIWDGYELEPDEEIVQLAKKAMEVTDIDEFGGMRSWTDAINFMYNGTRTIVFGPGNLDISHTKNEHIDVRDVVTASEFLKALNEIYWKGE; encoded by the coding sequence ATGAAAACTGAGAGAGCGAAGGAGATACTCCTTCAGCTTTTGAAGATACCGTCTCCGTCTGGCCAGGAAGACAGAATCATGCTCCACATCATGGAGTTTTTGCATAAACTCGACTACGACGTTCACATCGAGAGCGACGGGCAGATAATAGACCTGGTCGTCAATCCTGAGGCCGAGCTCTTCTACGAGGTTCACGTTGATACCATACCGATTAGAGCCCAACCCTTAGTGAGGGGCAACATAGTCTACGGAACCGGTGCGAGCGACATCAAGGGCGGCGCCGCTGCCATACTCCTCATGCTTGAGAACCTGCGCAGGGAAGGAAAGGAGCTCAACGTCGGCATAGTCTTCGTCAGCGACGAGGAGCACGGTGGAAGGGGAAGCGCCCTCTTCATGGAGCGGTACAAGCCGAAAATGGCCGTCGTTTTAGAGCCGACCGATTTGGAAGTCCACATAGCCCACGCCGGCAACATCGAGGCCTACTTTGAGGTGGACGGCAAAGAAGCTCATGGCGCCTGTCCGGAGAGCGGCCTTAATGCTATAGAGGAAACGTATAAGATGCTGGAGGAGATGAAGAACCTCGAACCCTTCAAGAGGAAGGGCAAGTACTTCGATCCTCACATCGGCATCCAGGAGCTCGTCTGCGAGAACCCGGTTTATCTAATCCCCGCTCTCTGCAAGGGCCGGCTTGAGGCGAGGCTTTTGCCCGACCAGGAAGTCGAGGACATACTCGACCTGCTCGACCCGATATTCGACGAGTATACTCTCAAATACGAGTACACCGAAATATGGGACGGCTACGAACTTGAGCCGGATGAGGAGATTGTCCAGCTGGCGAAGAAGGCGATGGAAGTTACCGACATAGACGAGTTCGGCGGAATGAGGAGCTGGACGGACGCGATAAACTTCATGTACAACGGAACCAGAACCATAGTCTTCGGCCCCGGGAACCTCGACATATCGCACACCAAGAACGAGCACATCGATGTGAGGGATGTCGTTACCGCCAGCGAGTTTCTGAAGGCACTAAACGAGATTTACTGGAAGGGCGAGTGA
- a CDS encoding MBL fold metallo-hydrolase has translation MRISSIEEFPRELVPVEIPPHTVMLRGIGWDSNVYLVKDGSEALIVDTGTGVNWHVYTEIWGREGYLNGVEKVTIFNTHEHFDHVGGNSVLKDWLEGKGIKVLFAAHEVTAKTLEKGDDYVILAYSYGRKFEPGKVDIHLKDGEILRIGSLELELIHTPGHTAGSSCLYLYDEVKLMFTGDTVFKGTVGRTDLPTGNGWKLQESLERLRDYDVDFGLPGHGWVIKDWRKNIDEILGWL, from the coding sequence GTGAGGATAAGCTCCATTGAGGAGTTTCCGCGGGAGCTGGTTCCGGTTGAGATTCCGCCACACACGGTCATGCTCCGGGGCATAGGCTGGGACTCCAACGTTTACCTCGTTAAGGACGGTAGCGAAGCGCTCATAGTCGATACAGGCACCGGCGTTAACTGGCACGTTTACACTGAAATCTGGGGGAGGGAAGGTTACCTCAACGGCGTTGAGAAGGTCACAATATTCAACACCCACGAACACTTCGACCACGTTGGTGGAAACTCCGTCCTGAAGGACTGGCTGGAGGGGAAGGGGATAAAAGTTCTCTTCGCGGCTCACGAGGTCACGGCAAAAACTCTGGAAAAGGGAGACGACTACGTGATTCTGGCCTATTCCTACGGGAGGAAGTTCGAGCCTGGAAAGGTCGATATCCATCTAAAAGATGGGGAGATCCTCAGAATAGGCTCACTGGAGCTTGAGCTGATCCACACGCCCGGCCACACCGCGGGAAGCTCGTGCCTTTACCTTTATGACGAGGTTAAGCTCATGTTCACAGGGGATACGGTATTCAAGGGGACCGTTGGCAGGACGGATTTGCCAACCGGAAACGGCTGGAAGCTCCAGGAGAGCCTCGAGAGGCTCAGGGATTACGATGTTGACTTCGGCCTTCCGGGGCACGGCTGGGTTATAAAGGACTGGAGAAAGAACATCGACGAAATCCTGGGGTGGCTCTAA
- a CDS encoding DUF504 domain-containing protein, translating to MRKGSVKEVLAKLKYDPRENEDDYYIVIEHRGAYGDVKKIPVGMIELGHGYFFVGEAQIPYHRILKVVRKDGKVIWETRKL from the coding sequence ATGCGGAAGGGCTCCGTGAAGGAGGTTCTGGCAAAGCTGAAGTACGATCCGAGGGAAAATGAGGACGACTACTACATCGTCATAGAACACCGGGGAGCTTATGGCGATGTCAAGAAAATCCCCGTCGGAATGATTGAGCTGGGACACGGATACTTCTTCGTCGGGGAGGCTCAGATACCCTATCACCGGATTTTGAAGGTCGTCAGAAAAGATGGGAAGGTAATATGGGAGACCAGAAAGCTCTGA